The Miscanthus floridulus cultivar M001 chromosome 6, ASM1932011v1, whole genome shotgun sequence genomic interval ttctctgggttggcctcgatgccatgttccgagactatgaatcccaagagcatgcctcggggaaccccgaacacacacttctcagggttgagcttgatgcccttctatctaaggcatttgaaggctatctctaggtcatcgatgagatccccggccttcctggacttgaccacgatgtcgtccacataggcctcgatggttcgcccgatgtgctcgccaaagacttgggtcatgcaccgctggtatgtggcccctgcgtttctgaggccgaatggcatagtcacatagcagtacatgccaaatggtgtgataaaagaagtcatgagctggtcggactctttcatcttgatttgatggtacccggaatacgcatcaaggaaagacagggttccgcatcctgcagtggagtcaacgatttggtcgatccgaggtaatgggaaagggactttcggacatgctttattcaaaccggtatagtctacacacgtactccacttcccatttttctttttgactaacacagggttagctaaccactctggatgggacacttccttgatgaatccagctgccaaaagctTCTACACCTCTTCACTGATGGCTCTgcacttttcctcgtcgaatcggcgtaggcgctgcttcaccggcctggagctggcctggatgtctaaggcgtgctcggcgacctccctcggtatgctcggcatgtctgagggactccatgcaaacaTGTCAACATTCGCGTAGAGAAAGTCGacaagcacggcttcctatttgatgtcaagggTAGCACTGATCTTCAGCGCCCGGTCATTGGGGCAGGCGGGgttgaccgggatgagtttgatggcctccgtgggctcgaaagtTCTGGCGTGATGCTTGGAGTCGGGCACCTTGCTACCGAGTTGGtcaaggttgatgatgagggtctcggcctctacgatagcctcggcgtactcgatgcacttgatgtcgcagtcgtatgcatgctcgtacgtggactcgacagtgatgacgctgTTAGGTctcgacatcttgagcttgaggtacgtgtagttggggaccgccatgaacttggcgtagcatggctaccccaagatggcgtggtaggttcccttgaacccaaccacctcgaaggtgaggacctccttacagtagttggagggagtaacgAAGTAGATGGGCAAGTCAATGCACCAGAGGGGCCGCGTATGTTTCCCTGGCACAATACCATGGAAAGGTGCGGCACCACCCCAGAGCTACGACTAGTCGAGCTCTAGAAGCTCcatggtgttggcatagaggatgttgaggccgctgcctccgtccatcaataccttagtgagccgggtATTGCCGATGATGcggtcgacgacaagtgggtactgcctggggtTTAGGACATAATCGGGATGGTCGTCctggtcaaaggtgattgcctcccgagaccagttaaggtaccagggagtggccaccttcaccgagaggACCTCCCAGTGTTCCCTCTTCCACTATCGTGCCGTGAGGCACACCgaaggcccaccaaagatcatgaaggcattgtgcacctcgagGAATCCATCATCCTTATCGTCGTCCTTGTCACCGGTTGTCCCTCCTCTTggcatcatcgtcggggagctcgagcttggcatagtaatgccgtagcatggtgcattcttcgagggcatgcttcaccgggccctgatggtaagggtagggtttcttgagcatgttgtcgaagagcccggggcctcggGGGTTTTTGTGCTCTACGGCCGCGACTAGGCCAGCCTTGAGGACCTcatgcttcccctggcgacccttcttctttttcttgaggaGGTGGGGAGTCGAGGCCCCAGGGGTCTcttccctctgcttccccttggcggcgtcgtcggggaagatggccccaatggcctcttcgcccaaggcaaagttggtggtgatgtcgagcaaTGCGGCCGCCGAGGTTGGCATGTTCCGGCCCAACTcttggaccaggtctcggcaggtggtacCAGAGAGGAAGGcttggacaatttctgagtcgcctacgcttggcaactcggtgcatttcttggagaagcaccgaatgaagtctcagagagactcatctggcgcctagcgacaactcttgaggtcctaggagttcctagggcgcacgtatgtgccctaaaaaTTCCTaacgaagacccttaccaagtcatgccagtcgtggatctacgagggagggagatgttcaagccaggctcacgccgagtctgacaggaacaacgggagattgcggatgatgagcaggtcatcgtctatGCCGCCCAattgacaagccaggcggtaatcggccagccaaagttcaGGGTTGGTTTTGccactatactttgtgaggttggctggttgccaaAACCGGGCCAGGAAATGAGCAACGTAGATAGCTCTGCTAAAAACTTGAGGGCCAGGCagctcgggagaaggactgcgaTCCTCCTCGCTATCATAGTGGCAACcccggtgtggatggtagccctgGGCAGGCCCCTCATTATCGTGGTGCCATTGTCAGCCGACCACATCGTGGTCCCCTTGTGCCTCGCGTCGGTTGTCAAGGCGATCGTGGACCGAGGGGACCCTATTGGCTATCGATACCTGAGCAGGCTTAGGACGAACTGAGGCCCCCTATCCTGCCGAGGTGGTGCCGTGGGAAGTTCTGAAGCGCCTCCGCACcgtcgggaggcagaactctcgaCCTGCTACaccacggcggtctcgaggagatcttggagctcgccgcggacccattgcccctccatggtagaaggctcgggcatcgtTCGGACTAGTATTGCTATAGCCgtgatgttctagctagcgcgattgaagattaggGGATGCTCACCccattcatcatcgttgatgtgGTGATGGACATCACGGGCCCTCCGCCAGGCTCCTTCGCCATTACCGCGGCCTTGCTACTCCTGCTCAAGAGTGTCTCGAAGCTActacagaaggagtcggtcttgtttgaccttggcctgaagctctcggagctgttctaggttcgGGCATCGAAGTTGTCTAGGGGCAAGGCCCTCGTTCCGCGCTGCCGGTAGGACAATGCGtgaaggtgtggcatcgcccgctcCCTAGCAAagtggggaatggttgcctgccccctcatcctcatcgctcGTGCTTGGCATTCCGAGTCCAACatggaagcactcatgagtgggatcataagtgccttcgtcgtcagagtcatagtagccgaagcagtagtcgctcgcggccaggaaGTGGCGCATAGCTTCAGGGTCGTGAAGTCCAGAGAAGTCTGCTctagcccatgcctcgtcctcctctgaggagtcagcgtgggtgtgagtcagagtcatggtgCCGAAGTCGAGGGTAAAGCGTTGGAGGTGTCCTGAGGGCTCGGTGTGAGCaaaagcgtaggcggaagcataggtggcggcggcattCCTCGGGAGGTGGCGGGACAGAGCTTGACGACGGGGCATCACCGC includes:
- the LOC136460265 gene encoding uncharacterized protein — protein: MAVPNYTYLKLKMSRPNSVITVESTYEHAYDCDIKCIEYAEAIVEAETLIINLDQLGSKVPDSKHHARTFEPTEAIKLIPVNPACPNDRALKISATLDIK